A region from the Candidatus Tenderia electrophaga genome encodes:
- a CDS encoding response regulator receiver protein, with the protein MKHPQEKPDTETVRILMAEDSEDDALLLAAHLKTAGANIDWYRVDKQETLEAALTQPWDIVLSDFSMPSFSGIRALAITKQHDPDLPLIFVSGTIGEDTAVEAMRSGAQDYIMKDNLTRLLPAVNREIHEFRLRRERRQVQETVKKLSLVVEQAADSVFITDPDGHIQYVNPAFEQLTGYTRAEAVGRRPSLLKSGRHNEAFYRALWSTVRRGEAFEGVMINRRKNGELFYEEKVITSLKDGRGEITHLVSTGRDITERILADEEHSRLVTILEATTDLVAMFEPGGRLCYINAAGRDMLALEGEKDVREYRVKDIFPRHLVDNIMQEIMHTTHKPEPWAGETVLHSTQGREIPVSQVMLVHANESGTVEYLSMIARDITERKRFEAELQHQATHDGLTKLPNRFLLMDRLQAELKGAKRRRRFVAIMFIDLDNFKRVNDSFGHAAGDELLQLVARRLQSVLRPNDTIARHGGDEFTILVADLEQVDAVLAVLRKLRAAFERPLMIENQDIFVTFSAGIAVFPHDGSRVEDLLRNADSAMYRAKAAGRGQYRFYTREMNDRGHELLALETDLRRALERDEFRLHFQPQMELTSRRAVGIEALIRWQHPQRGLIPPAEFVPMLESTGLIIAVGEWALRQACVQHRDGCHNGLRVSVNISASQFSDPDLLDKVRRVLAEEGMPPERLELEITENTIMHDPAAAAEQLQALHAMGIRIAIDDFGTGYSSLAYLKRFPLDVLKIDQTFVRDITHDPNDAAIVEASISLAQKLGLEVIAEGVENAAQFDFLRASQCNLAQGFFFGKPVPMEELAE; encoded by the coding sequence ATGAAACATCCGCAAGAGAAACCGGACACTGAAACAGTGCGCATCCTGATGGCAGAAGATTCTGAAGACGATGCTCTGTTACTGGCGGCGCATTTGAAAACTGCCGGCGCCAATATTGACTGGTACAGGGTGGATAAACAAGAGACGCTGGAGGCCGCCTTAACACAGCCCTGGGATATCGTGCTGTCAGACTTTTCCATGCCTAGTTTCAGCGGCATCAGGGCGCTTGCAATCACCAAACAACACGATCCGGACTTACCCTTAATTTTTGTATCCGGCACCATCGGCGAAGACACCGCGGTCGAAGCCATGCGCAGCGGCGCACAGGATTACATCATGAAAGATAATTTGACGCGCTTGCTGCCGGCCGTGAATCGTGAAATTCATGAATTCCGCTTGCGGCGCGAACGGCGTCAAGTACAGGAAACGGTAAAAAAATTATCATTGGTGGTGGAGCAAGCCGCGGACAGTGTATTTATCACCGACCCCGACGGCCACATCCAATACGTCAACCCGGCCTTTGAACAATTGACGGGCTATACCCGCGCAGAGGCTGTCGGTCGGCGACCTTCGCTCCTGAAATCGGGCCGTCATAACGAGGCCTTTTATCGGGCGCTGTGGTCGACGGTGAGACGCGGTGAAGCATTCGAAGGCGTAATGATTAATCGGCGCAAAAACGGAGAACTGTTTTACGAAGAAAAAGTGATCACCTCGCTTAAAGACGGCCGGGGCGAGATTACGCACCTGGTGTCCACCGGCCGGGACATCACCGAGCGCATACTGGCCGACGAGGAGCATTCACGCCTGGTGACCATCCTCGAGGCAACGACCGACCTGGTAGCCATGTTCGAGCCCGGCGGGCGACTATGTTATATCAATGCCGCGGGACGCGACATGCTTGCACTCGAAGGCGAGAAAGATGTCCGTGAATACCGTGTTAAGGACATTTTTCCGCGCCATTTGGTAGATAACATAATGCAAGAAATCATGCATACCACTCACAAACCAGAACCCTGGGCCGGAGAAACCGTCCTGCACAGCACCCAGGGCAGAGAAATCCCTGTCTCCCAGGTCATGCTTGTCCATGCCAATGAGTCCGGCACGGTGGAATACCTTTCAATGATTGCGCGTGACATTACCGAACGCAAACGCTTCGAAGCCGAACTTCAGCATCAAGCCACCCACGACGGCTTGACCAAGCTCCCCAACCGCTTTCTGTTAATGGACCGTTTGCAGGCTGAATTGAAAGGCGCCAAGCGGCGCCGCCGCTTTGTCGCCATCATGTTCATCGACCTGGATAACTTCAAACGGGTCAATGACAGTTTCGGACATGCCGCCGGCGATGAATTGCTGCAGCTGGTGGCCCGGCGGCTGCAATCCGTGCTGCGGCCCAACGACACAATCGCCCGCCACGGGGGAGACGAATTCACCATCCTGGTCGCCGATCTGGAGCAGGTCGACGCCGTATTGGCAGTATTGCGCAAATTACGCGCCGCCTTCGAGCGCCCTTTGATGATTGAAAATCAGGATATATTTGTCACCTTTAGTGCCGGTATCGCTGTTTTTCCACACGACGGCAGCCGCGTCGAGGATCTGCTGCGCAATGCCGACAGCGCCATGTATCGAGCCAAGGCCGCGGGGCGTGGCCAGTATCGCTTCTATACACGGGAAATGAATGATCGCGGCCACGAACTTCTGGCCCTGGAGACCGACCTGCGTCGCGCCCTGGAACGAGATGAGTTCCGGCTCCATTTCCAACCCCAGATGGAACTCACCAGCCGTCGCGCCGTCGGCATTGAGGCATTGATCCGCTGGCAGCACCCGCAACGCGGGTTAATCCCCCCCGCCGAATTCGTGCCCATGCTGGAGAGCACCGGTTTGATCATCGCCGTCGGTGAGTGGGCGCTGCGCCAGGCCTGTGTGCAACATCGGGACGGGTGTCACAACGGCTTGCGCGTCTCCGTCAATATCTCCGCCAGCCAATTCAGCGACCCCGACCTGCTCGACAAGGTGCGCCGGGTGCTGGCGGAGGAAGGCATGCCGCCTGAACGGCTTGAATTGGAAATCACCGAAAACACCATCATGCACGACCCGGCCGCCGCCGCCGAACAGTTGCAGGCGCTGCATGCCATGGGCATTCGTATCGCCATCGACGACTTTGGCACGGGCTATTCCTCGCTGGCCTACCTCAAACGCTTTCCTCTGGATGTGCTCAAGATAGACCAGACCTTCGTGCGCGACATCACCCACGACCCCAACGACGCCGCCATTGTCGAGGCCAGCATCTCACTGGCACAAAAATTGGGGCTGGAGGTCATTGCCGAGGGTGTGGAAAACGCCGCCCAATTCGATTTTCTGCGCGCCAGTCAGTGCAACCTGGCACAGGGGTTTTTCTTCGGCAAGCCCGTGCCGATGGAGGAACTGGCCGAGTAG
- a CDS encoding two-component system response regulator, translating to MNHKDILLVEDNPDDEALTLHALKKNNINNKVIVARDGVEALAYLFGSEASDAEVTLPAVILLDIKLPKIDGLEVLRRIRADERTRYLPVVILTSSNEEEDRLKGYSLGANSYVRKPVDFDEFVRAAGQLGLYWLLINEPAIG from the coding sequence ATGAACCACAAGGACATTCTGCTGGTAGAAGACAACCCCGACGACGAGGCACTTACCCTCCATGCGTTGAAGAAAAACAATATCAACAACAAGGTGATTGTGGCGCGCGATGGCGTTGAAGCCTTAGCGTATCTGTTTGGTTCGGAGGCAAGCGATGCCGAGGTCACCCTGCCCGCCGTAATATTACTGGATATCAAACTCCCCAAAATCGACGGCCTCGAGGTATTGCGGCGCATACGCGCTGACGAGCGGACCCGTTACCTGCCGGTGGTGATTCTGACCTCTTCCAACGAAGAAGAGGACCGCCTCAAGGGTTATTCGCTGGGTGCCAACAGCTATGTACGCAAACCGGTAGACTTTGACGAATTCGTTCGCGCGGCCGGACAACTTGGGCTTTACTGGCTACTCATCAATGAACCCGCAATCGGTTAA
- a CDS encoding glycosyl transferase: MHSVSVIIPSHNRAHTLARALDSVLAQTHAPDEVIVVDDGSTDGTEQLVRQHYASVIYLKQDNRGVSAARNRGIRQARGDWIALLDSDDEWLPHKLATQLHMLAQQPGNTLIHSDEIWIRHGVRVNPMDKHAKAGGWIFHHCLPLCAISPSATMIQAELFHEIGLFDETLPACEDYDLWLRISARYPVLYCEQPLIIKHGGHADQLSRQHWGMDRFRIRALHKCLAQQALAEADRRAAEDMLQSKLRVLLKGAHKHNNLEIIREFAPLFNPA; encoded by the coding sequence ATGCACAGCGTCTCCGTCATCATTCCCAGCCATAATCGTGCTCATACTCTGGCGCGCGCGCTGGACTCGGTATTGGCACAAACTCATGCGCCGGACGAGGTCATCGTGGTCGATGACGGCTCCACCGACGGCACCGAACAGCTGGTCCGGCAGCACTATGCGTCGGTGATTTATCTTAAGCAGGACAACCGCGGCGTCAGCGCGGCGCGCAATCGCGGCATTCGGCAGGCGCGCGGCGATTGGATCGCCCTGCTCGACTCGGATGACGAATGGCTGCCGCATAAACTGGCAACGCAACTGCATATGCTGGCACAACAGCCCGGCAATACACTGATTCACAGCGACGAGATCTGGATTCGCCACGGCGTGCGTGTCAATCCAATGGATAAACACGCCAAGGCCGGCGGCTGGATCTTTCACCACTGCCTGCCCCTGTGCGCCATCTCGCCCTCCGCGACCATGATACAAGCCGAGCTATTCCATGAGATCGGCCTGTTTGACGAGACCCTGCCGGCCTGCGAAGACTACGATCTATGGCTGCGCATCAGCGCGCGTTATCCGGTGCTGTACTGCGAGCAGCCGCTGATCATCAAACACGGCGGCCATGCGGATCAGCTCTCGCGACAGCACTGGGGCATGGACCGCTTCCGCATCCGGGCCCTGCACAAATGTCTCGCGCAGCAGGCGCTGGCGGAAGCGGATCGCCGTGCCGCCGAAGACATGCTGCAAAGCAAACTGCGCGTTCTGCTCAAGGGTGCGCATAAACACAATAATCTGGAAATCATCCGGGAATTCGCGCCCTTATTTAACCCGGCTTAG
- a CDS encoding glutamine amidotransferase produces the protein MKPICILRHVAAEGPGYFGTFLKRHHLPFQVIHLDLGEPVPATPEDCAALVFMGGPMSVNDDIPWIGPALALIRRAVAIEMPVLGHCLGGQLISKALGGTVRPNPVKELGWFEVRQARNPAAADWLAGLPPSFTAFHWHGETFTIPEGASNILSSRHCPHQAFVMGNTLAMQCHVEMTADMVMDWARLHADEIAHAGDSIQTLEQLSQDLEQRIATLQSHADALYKRWLRPLVKL, from the coding sequence ATGAAACCGATTTGTATCTTGCGCCATGTCGCCGCCGAAGGGCCGGGCTACTTCGGCACATTTCTTAAGCGCCATCATCTGCCGTTTCAGGTCATCCATCTCGACCTGGGCGAACCGGTACCCGCCACCCCGGAGGACTGCGCCGCGCTGGTATTCATGGGCGGCCCCATGAGCGTGAATGATGACATTCCCTGGATCGGCCCGGCGCTGGCCCTGATCCGCCGCGCCGTCGCGATCGAGATGCCGGTGTTGGGTCACTGCCTCGGCGGACAGTTGATCAGCAAGGCCCTGGGCGGCACGGTCCGCCCCAATCCGGTCAAGGAACTGGGCTGGTTCGAGGTGCGGCAAGCGCGCAACCCGGCCGCGGCCGACTGGCTGGCAGGACTCCCGCCAAGCTTCACCGCCTTCCACTGGCATGGCGAGACCTTCACCATTCCCGAGGGCGCGAGCAACATCCTGAGCAGCCGCCATTGCCCACACCAAGCCTTCGTCATGGGCAACACCCTGGCCATGCAATGCCATGTGGAGATGACTGCGGATATGGTAATGGATTGGGCGCGACTGCATGCCGATGAAATCGCCCACGCTGGCGACAGTATTCAAACCCTGGAACAACTCAGCCAGGACCTGGAACAGCGCATCGCCACACTCCAGTCTCACGCTGATGCACTCTATAAACGCTGGCTGCGCCCGCTGGTTAAGCTCTAA
- a CDS encoding sodium:proton antiporter: protein MSADAIVFYIFVIFTGAALLATVGLYARQSLLVVYMLLGVLAGPSVLGLVSDAEVVKGIAHIGVIFLLFLIGINLPPQKLMQMLGKTSIIAGISSVLFMIIGTLCGIAFGFGVAESLIMGAAMVFSSTIIGLKLLPTTVLHHQHIGEIIISILLLQDILAIFILMLLPAQWHNGAPWLDMLTMVFSLLGLIAFAYLFERYVLIKLIRRFNRIHEYIFLVAIGWCLGMAELAEIAGLSAEVGAFIAGVALATSPIALFIGDNLRPLRDFFLVIFFFALGAGFELDMLGSVLWPSLVLALLALVLKPLIFKLLLVRYDETDKVGMEVGVRLGQISEFSLFIAVLALELDVIGQQASYVIQLSTMLTFVFSSYFIVMRYPSPIALSDELRRD from the coding sequence ATGAGCGCAGACGCTATCGTTTTTTACATATTCGTCATCTTCACCGGCGCCGCCTTGCTGGCCACAGTGGGCCTGTATGCGCGTCAGTCCCTGTTGGTGGTGTATATGCTGCTAGGTGTGTTGGCCGGGCCGTCGGTGCTGGGCTTGGTCAGCGATGCGGAGGTGGTCAAGGGTATCGCCCACATAGGCGTGATCTTTCTGCTGTTTCTCATCGGCATTAATCTACCGCCGCAAAAACTGATGCAGATGCTGGGCAAGACCAGCATCATTGCCGGCATCAGTTCCGTGTTGTTCATGATCATCGGCACCCTGTGTGGAATCGCCTTCGGTTTTGGCGTGGCCGAATCTTTGATCATGGGCGCGGCGATGGTGTTTTCCAGCACCATCATCGGCCTCAAGCTGTTGCCCACCACGGTGCTGCATCACCAGCACATCGGTGAGATCATTATCAGTATCCTGCTGCTGCAGGACATTCTCGCCATATTCATCCTCATGCTGTTGCCGGCGCAGTGGCATAACGGCGCCCCCTGGCTCGACATGCTGACGATGGTGTTTTCCCTGCTGGGCCTGATCGCCTTCGCCTATCTGTTCGAGCGCTATGTGCTGATCAAGTTGATCCGGCGCTTCAACCGCATTCATGAATATATCTTTCTGGTGGCCATCGGCTGGTGCCTGGGCATGGCGGAACTGGCCGAGATAGCGGGGCTGTCGGCTGAGGTGGGGGCCTTCATCGCCGGCGTGGCCTTGGCCACCAGTCCCATTGCCTTGTTCATCGGTGACAATTTGCGGCCGCTGCGCGATTTCTTCCTGGTGATCTTTTTCTTCGCCCTGGGGGCCGGCTTCGAGCTGGACATGCTGGGCAGTGTCCTGTGGCCCAGTCTGGTATTGGCGCTGTTGGCCCTGGTCTTGAAGCCGCTGATCTTCAAGCTGTTGCTGGTGCGTTATGACGAGACCGATAAGGTGGGCATGGAGGTGGGCGTGCGGCTGGGGCAGATTTCCGAGTTTTCCCTGTTCATCGCCGTGTTGGCCTTGGAGTTAGACGTGATCGGACAGCAGGCCTCCTACGTGATCCAGCTCAGTACCATGCTCACCTTCGTGTTTTCATCTTATTTTATTGTCATGCGTTATCCCTCGCCCATCGCCCTGTCTGACGAATTGCGGCGGGATTGA
- a CDS encoding 1-aminocyclopropane-1-carboxylate deaminase, translating into MVLLPRPTPVQTLHDPLLERAGVELLIKRLDRVHPLICGNKWYKLKYNLPAAREQGYETVLSFGGAWSNHIHALAAAGRAYGFETVGVIRGEAPRSLTPTLRFARDQGMRLHFLSRADYRRKHNAEIVERLRTEFGDFYWLPEGGSNALAVRGCAEIVADVDQAFDVIACACGSGGTLAGLVSGLAGRRRALGVAVLKGATFLYDAVRALTAADYDNWHIDLDHHYGGYAKTTPDLLAFMHEFEARHAMPLDQVYTGKLMSALYDLIARGAFARGSTLLALHSGGLQGRAGLA; encoded by the coding sequence ATGGTGTTGCTCCCCCGGCCCACGCCCGTACAGACGCTCCATGATCCCCTGTTGGAGCGCGCCGGCGTGGAGCTGCTGATCAAGCGGCTTGATCGGGTTCACCCGCTGATCTGCGGCAACAAGTGGTACAAGCTCAAATACAATCTGCCGGCGGCGCGTGAGCAGGGTTACGAAACCGTGCTCAGTTTCGGCGGCGCCTGGTCCAATCACATCCATGCCCTGGCCGCCGCCGGGCGCGCATACGGCTTTGAAACCGTCGGCGTGATCCGCGGCGAGGCGCCGCGCAGTCTGACGCCGACGCTGCGCTTCGCCCGCGATCAGGGCATGCGGCTGCACTTTCTCAGCCGCGCCGATTATCGGCGCAAGCACAATGCCGAGATCGTCGAACGGTTGCGGACTGAATTCGGTGATTTTTATTGGCTGCCGGAAGGTGGCAGTAATGCCTTGGCGGTGCGCGGCTGCGCGGAAATCGTCGCCGACGTCGATCAAGCCTTTGATGTTATCGCCTGTGCCTGCGGCAGCGGCGGCACACTGGCGGGGTTGGTGAGCGGGCTGGCGGGCAGGCGCCGGGCGCTGGGCGTCGCAGTGCTGAAGGGGGCGACGTTCTTATATGACGCGGTACGGGCACTGACGGCGGCCGATTATGACAACTGGCATATCGATCTGGATCATCATTACGGTGGTTATGCCAAGACCACACCGGACTTGTTGGCGTTTATGCATGAATTCGAGGCGCGCCATGCCATGCCGCTGGACCAGGTGTACACCGGCAAACTCATGTCGGCCTTGTACGATTTGATCGCCCGGGGCGCGTTCGCCCGGGGCAGCACGCTATTGGCCCTGCACAGCGGCGGTTTGCAGGGCCGCGCCGGGCTGGCGTAG
- a CDS encoding haloacid dehalogenase, translated as MPDWNNISTVLLDMDGTLLDLNYDSHFWQEYVPHCYAFSRGLDIPTAKRVLAPCFKRHEGTLNWYCLDFWSRELTLDIAAMKREVAHLIAIKPGALVFLDSLRRLGKRAVLVTNAHPRSLALKLEHTRLDTHLDELISAHELGLPKEAPEFWAELQARSPFTPHRTLLVDDNLHALRSAARFGIRHLLAACHPDSKQSPRYSAEFPYFHQFEEITPPSA; from the coding sequence ATGCCTGACTGGAATAATATCAGTACCGTCCTGCTGGATATGGACGGCACCCTGCTGGACCTCAATTATGACAGCCATTTTTGGCAGGAATATGTCCCCCACTGCTACGCCTTCAGCCGCGGCCTGGACATCCCCACCGCCAAGCGGGTGCTGGCGCCCTGCTTCAAGCGCCACGAGGGTACCCTCAACTGGTACTGCCTGGATTTCTGGAGCCGCGAACTGACGCTGGACATCGCCGCCATGAAGCGCGAGGTGGCCCACTTGATCGCCATCAAGCCGGGCGCGCTGGTCTTTCTTGACAGCCTGCGCCGACTCGGCAAACGCGCCGTGCTGGTCACCAACGCCCATCCCCGCAGCCTGGCGCTGAAACTGGAGCACACCCGCTTGGACACGCACCTGGATGAACTGATTTCGGCCCATGAACTGGGCCTGCCCAAAGAGGCGCCCGAGTTCTGGGCCGAGTTGCAGGCGCGCAGCCCCTTTACCCCGCACCGGACCCTGCTGGTGGACGACAATCTACACGCCCTGCGCTCCGCCGCGCGGTTCGGCATCCGCCATCTGCTGGCGGCCTGTCATCCCGACAGCAAACAATCGCCCCGTTACAGCGCGGAATTCCCCTACTTCCACCAGTTCGAGGAAATCACGCCCCCCAGCGCTTGA
- a CDS encoding ADP-ribose diphosphatase, translating into MRRKPEILAAETIIQTRLFHLERVDLRFANGMEVQYERLKTGSGGAVLVVPMLDDDTVMLIREYAAGVHRYELALPKGRIEAGEDPLAAADRELMEEIGYGAKHLEHLTTFSVAPGYLGHQTQVILAQGLYPQRLAGDEPEEIEVVPWSLTNLSELVGREDVTEARSIAALYWVRDLLADRRGA; encoded by the coding sequence ATGCGCAGGAAACCTGAAATACTGGCGGCCGAAACCATCATCCAGACGCGGCTGTTTCATCTCGAACGCGTGGATCTACGCTTCGCCAATGGCATGGAGGTGCAATACGAGCGCCTCAAGACCGGTTCGGGCGGCGCTGTGCTGGTGGTGCCCATGCTGGATGACGATACGGTGATGCTGATCCGCGAATACGCCGCCGGCGTGCACCGCTACGAGTTGGCCCTGCCCAAGGGCCGCATCGAGGCGGGCGAGGACCCGCTGGCGGCGGCCGATCGTGAATTGATGGAAGAAATCGGCTACGGCGCCAAGCACTTGGAGCACCTGACCACGTTTAGCGTAGCCCCCGGCTATCTTGGACATCAGACCCAGGTAATCCTGGCCCAAGGGCTGTATCCGCAGCGCCTGGCCGGCGATGAGCCGGAGGAGATCGAGGTCGTGCCCTGGTCGCTCACCAATCTATCTGAACTGGTGGGGCGGGAAGACGTTACCGAGGCACGTAGCATCGCGGCTTTATATTGGGTGCGCGACCTGCTCGCCGACAGGCGCGGGGCATGA
- a CDS encoding 3'(2'),5'-bisphosphate nucleotidase CysQ: MSPSAPYSELLEPVKAVAHAAGDAIMKVYQGHYCVEQKSDDSPVTEADYAAHNVIAERLAALTPDWPVLSEEGEAVAFERRRQWRRYWLVDPLDGTREFIKCNGEFTVNIALIEDHRPVLGVIQVPVSRECYFAAAGDGAWFQPDGQAAYAIRARQWDGGNITIAGSRSHRSPIFCSFLEFFDDYRVLSLGSSLKSCYVAQGRADIYARFGPTSEWDTAAAQCVVEAAGGRLTDLALRPLRYNTKDSLINPPFFAFGDRRHDWCRYVPKGR, from the coding sequence ATGAGTCCCTCGGCGCCCTACAGCGAGCTGCTCGAGCCGGTCAAGGCCGTCGCTCACGCGGCCGGTGATGCCATCATGAAGGTCTACCAAGGCCATTACTGTGTCGAGCAGAAATCAGACGACAGCCCGGTAACCGAGGCGGATTATGCCGCCCATAACGTGATCGCCGAGCGCCTGGCGGCCTTGACGCCGGATTGGCCGGTATTGTCGGAGGAGGGCGAGGCGGTGGCCTTCGAGCGGCGCCGGCAGTGGCGGCGCTACTGGCTGGTGGACCCCCTGGACGGCACGCGCGAGTTCATTAAGTGCAATGGCGAGTTCACCGTCAACATCGCCTTGATCGAAGACCATCGGCCGGTACTGGGGGTGATTCAGGTGCCGGTCAGCCGGGAGTGCTATTTCGCCGCCGCGGGCGACGGTGCCTGGTTTCAGCCGGATGGACAGGCGGCCTACGCCATCCGTGCCAGGCAATGGGACGGCGGGAACATCACCATCGCCGGCAGCCGTTCGCATCGCAGCCCCATATTTTGTTCCTTTTTGGAGTTTTTCGACGATTATCGCGTGTTGTCATTAGGCAGTTCGCTCAAGTCCTGCTACGTGGCCCAGGGGCGGGCCGATATTTATGCCCGTTTCGGACCGACCTCGGAGTGGGACACGGCGGCGGCGCAGTGCGTGGTCGAAGCGGCGGGCGGTCGGCTCACCGATCTGGCCTTGCGGCCCCTGCGCTACAACACCAAGGACTCGCTGATCAATCCGCCCTTTTTCGCCTTCGGCGACAGGCGCCACGACTGGTGCCGCTATGTGCCCAAGGGGCGATAA
- the rimO gene encoding ribosomal protein S12 methylthiotransferase RimO (catalyzes the methylthiolation of an aspartic acid residue of the S12 protein of the 30S ribosomal subunit) has translation MSHPPAKVGFISLGCPKALVDSEQIITQLRAEGYEIAPDYAGADMVVVNTCGFIDAAVEESLEAIGEALAENGRVIVTGCLGAKGDIVQQTHPSVLAVTGPHATQEVMTAVHQHLPPQHDPFTSLIPPQGIKLTPQHYAYVKISEGCNHRCSFCIIPSMRGDLVSRPVGEVMQEAEHLVDAGVRELLVISQDTSAYGVDVKYRTGFWGGRPLKTRMTELARALGELEAWVRLHYVYPYPHVDEVIPLMAEGLILPYLDVPLQHASPKILKAMKRPGNIEGTLARIQGWRKTCPELVLRSTFIVGFPGETEEDFVQLLEFLDQAQLDRVGAFAYSDVEGAAANALPDPVPEAVKQERLERFMELQADISAAKLRRRIGQTLEILIDESDGEQAVGRSYADAPEIDGQVFLEDAPGLAPGDRVHATIVAAGEHDLWGERLTTQ, from the coding sequence ATGTCACACCCTCCAGCCAAAGTCGGATTCATCAGCCTCGGCTGCCCCAAGGCACTGGTCGATTCCGAACAGATCATCACCCAGCTGCGCGCCGAAGGCTATGAGATCGCCCCCGATTACGCCGGTGCCGACATGGTGGTGGTCAACACCTGTGGCTTCATCGACGCCGCGGTGGAGGAATCGCTGGAGGCCATCGGCGAGGCGCTGGCGGAAAACGGCCGGGTCATCGTCACCGGCTGCCTCGGCGCCAAGGGCGACATCGTGCAGCAGACCCACCCCAGCGTGCTGGCGGTTACCGGCCCCCACGCCACCCAGGAGGTGATGACCGCGGTGCACCAGCATCTCCCGCCGCAGCACGACCCCTTCACCAGTCTGATCCCGCCCCAGGGCATCAAGCTGACGCCGCAACACTACGCCTATGTGAAGATCTCCGAGGGCTGCAACCACCGCTGCAGCTTCTGCATCATCCCCTCCATGCGCGGCGACCTGGTGAGCCGGCCGGTGGGCGAGGTGATGCAGGAGGCGGAACACCTGGTCGATGCCGGCGTGCGCGAGCTGCTGGTGATCTCCCAGGACACCAGCGCCTACGGCGTCGACGTCAAATACCGCACCGGCTTCTGGGGCGGCCGCCCGCTGAAGACGCGCATGACCGAGCTGGCCCGCGCCCTGGGCGAACTGGAGGCCTGGGTGCGCCTGCACTACGTCTACCCCTATCCCCATGTCGACGAGGTGATTCCGCTGATGGCGGAGGGACTCATCCTGCCCTATCTGGACGTACCGCTGCAGCATGCCAGTCCGAAGATCCTCAAGGCCATGAAACGGCCCGGCAACATCGAAGGCACCCTGGCGCGCATCCAGGGCTGGCGCAAAACCTGCCCCGAACTGGTGCTGCGCAGCACCTTCATCGTCGGCTTCCCCGGCGAGACGGAGGAAGACTTCGTGCAATTGCTGGAATTTCTCGACCAGGCGCAACTGGACCGGGTCGGCGCCTTCGCCTATTCAGATGTGGAGGGCGCCGCCGCCAATGCCCTCCCCGACCCGGTGCCGGAAGCGGTAAAACAGGAACGGCTGGAGCGTTTCATGGAACTCCAGGCCGACATCAGCGCCGCCAAGCTGCGCCGGCGCATCGGCCAGACCCTGGAGATCCTCATCGACGAAAGCGACGGCGAACAGGCCGTCGGCCGCAGCTATGCCGACGCCCCCGAGATCGACGGCCAGGTGTTTCTGGAAGACGCCCCCGGCCTGGCGCCGGGCGACAGGGTCCACGCCACGATCGTCGCGGCAGGCGAACATGATCTATGGGGTGAACGCCTGACCACGCAATGA